One genomic window of Pseudoxanthomonas sp. includes the following:
- a CDS encoding TonB-dependent siderophore receptor: MTRSVASIRIASIRRRSLPAVSLLAMALLPSMQAYAQGADAATTDADAKDLDKVLVVAQRAERVSSGATNLDLAIKDTPQSISVVSREQMDNFGANNLNDALRLSPGIQVEEWETNRTNYLSRGFEIVNTQIDGIGLPNGWGIVTGAMDSFAYDKIEVIRGANGLLTGVGNAAGTINYVRKRPTNEEEGSVAISYGSWGTKREQVDYSSPITTDGTWAVRVVAAHEDGGSYLRDYDKERTSFYGVVDGQIGENGTLTAGYSYQQANSTGNMWGALTFNSTDGSQIGWNRSASTTQDWTYWNTNNQTGFLEYTYQLGDDWRLKVAYNYRRSTGDDQLFFAYTIADADAGIPAGIDPATGLGLYGYPYKGQDKTTANLGSAELNGTYSLFGRDQEAMLGFSLSQSHGGTTYNPVDFSDPSFGLLPGFPYAGNAVAEPVWGDRTTPDTLNQRIKRAYGVTRLSLTDRLKTIVGFNYTSFQRDGQTSGELFTQEDSHTSPYAGVTWDFTDDVLAYASYSDIYQPQDQQDINKAYLEPTKGRNYEVGVKANWLNQRLLTTLAVFDAKQDGLATYRGLDPASGNYYYEPVNAQSRGVELEVTGKVTDNLDVVLGYTHLKMDGDDGDDTFPWVARNSTTLALSARLPSYTALSYGVSARWQAGTTSGPDSYSGYTVHQDAYAVFNAFVGWNITKDLSLRVNVNNIADKKYIGSLYQIGYYGAPRNSTASLEWRF, translated from the coding sequence ATGACCCGTTCTGTCGCTTCGATCCGCATTGCCTCCATCCGCCGGCGGTCCTTGCCCGCTGTTTCCCTGTTGGCCATGGCGCTGCTGCCGTCGATGCAGGCCTACGCGCAAGGGGCGGATGCAGCGACCACGGACGCGGACGCGAAGGATCTGGACAAGGTGCTGGTCGTGGCCCAGCGCGCCGAGCGCGTCAGCAGCGGCGCCACCAATCTCGACCTGGCCATCAAGGACACGCCGCAGTCGATCAGCGTGGTCAGCCGCGAGCAGATGGACAACTTCGGCGCCAACAACCTCAACGACGCGCTGCGCCTGTCGCCCGGCATCCAGGTGGAGGAATGGGAAACCAACCGCACCAACTACCTGTCGCGCGGCTTCGAGATCGTCAACACCCAGATCGACGGCATCGGCCTGCCCAACGGCTGGGGCATCGTCACCGGCGCGATGGACTCGTTCGCCTACGACAAGATCGAGGTGATTCGTGGCGCCAACGGCCTGCTGACCGGCGTGGGCAACGCGGCCGGCACCATCAACTACGTGCGCAAGCGCCCGACCAACGAGGAAGAAGGTTCGGTCGCCATCAGCTACGGCTCCTGGGGCACCAAGCGCGAGCAGGTGGATTATTCCTCGCCCATCACCACCGATGGCACCTGGGCGGTGCGCGTGGTGGCCGCGCATGAAGATGGTGGTTCCTACCTGCGCGACTACGACAAGGAGCGCACCTCGTTCTACGGCGTGGTCGACGGCCAGATCGGGGAAAACGGCACGCTGACGGCGGGCTACTCGTACCAGCAGGCCAACAGCACCGGCAACATGTGGGGAGCGCTGACGTTCAACAGCACCGACGGCAGCCAGATCGGCTGGAACCGCAGTGCCTCCACGACCCAGGACTGGACCTACTGGAACACCAACAACCAGACCGGCTTCCTGGAGTACACCTATCAGCTCGGCGACGACTGGCGCCTGAAAGTGGCCTACAACTACCGCCGCAGCACGGGCGATGACCAGTTGTTCTTTGCCTACACTATCGCGGACGCCGATGCCGGCATCCCGGCGGGCATCGACCCGGCAACGGGCCTTGGCCTATATGGCTATCCGTACAAAGGCCAGGACAAGACCACGGCCAACCTGGGCAGCGCTGAGCTCAACGGTACCTATTCGTTGTTCGGTCGCGACCAGGAAGCCATGCTGGGCTTCAGCCTGTCGCAGAGCCATGGCGGCACCACCTATAACCCCGTTGATTTCTCCGACCCTTCGTTTGGCCTGCTGCCTGGCTTCCCCTACGCTGGCAACGCGGTCGCCGAACCCGTCTGGGGCGATCGCACTACGCCTGATACCTTGAATCAGCGCATCAAGCGCGCCTACGGCGTCACCCGGCTGTCGCTGACCGACCGCCTGAAGACCATCGTCGGTTTCAACTACACGTCCTTCCAGCGCGACGGACAGACCTCCGGAGAGCTGTTCACCCAGGAAGACAGCCACACCAGTCCCTATGCCGGCGTCACCTGGGACTTCACCGATGACGTGCTGGCCTACGCCAGCTACTCGGACATCTACCAGCCGCAGGACCAGCAGGACATCAACAAGGCCTATCTGGAGCCGACCAAGGGCCGGAATTACGAGGTCGGCGTCAAGGCCAACTGGCTGAATCAGCGTCTGCTGACCACGCTGGCGGTCTTCGATGCCAAGCAGGATGGCCTGGCGACCTATCGTGGCCTGGATCCGGCCAGCGGCAACTATTACTACGAGCCGGTGAATGCGCAGTCCCGCGGTGTTGAGCTGGAAGTCACGGGCAAGGTCACCGACAACCTCGACGTTGTGTTGGGTTATACGCACCTGAAGATGGATGGCGATGATGGCGATGACACCTTCCCGTGGGTGGCGCGCAACAGCACCACGCTGGCACTGAGTGCGCGCCTGCCCAGCTATACGGCGCTGTCCTATGGCGTGAGCGCCCGCTGGCAGGCGGGCACGACGTCCGGTCCGGACAGCTACAGCGGCTACACCGTGCACCAGGATGCGTATGCCGTGTTCAACGCGTTCGTCGGCTGGAACATCACTAAAGACCTGAGCCTGCGCGTCAACGTCAACAACATCGCCGACAAGAAGTACATCGGCAGCCTGTACCAGATCGGCTACTACGGCGCGCCGCGCAACAGCACGGCCAGCCTGGAATGGCGCTTCTGA
- a CDS encoding BlaI/MecI/CopY family transcriptional regulator, with protein sequence MAISEAEAIVMEVLWDRSPQGADEVVAALARRNDWAEPTIKTLLNRLLNKGAIQAVKEGRRYLYSPVLTRQAWVQQQSEGLLERVFGGRVAPLVAHFSERGKLSARDIADLKRLVQELDDEP encoded by the coding sequence ATGGCGATCAGTGAAGCCGAGGCAATCGTGATGGAAGTCCTGTGGGACCGCAGTCCACAAGGCGCGGACGAAGTGGTCGCTGCGCTCGCCAGGCGCAACGACTGGGCCGAGCCCACCATCAAGACCTTGCTCAACCGCTTGCTCAACAAGGGCGCGATCCAGGCAGTGAAGGAAGGGCGCCGTTATCTCTACTCGCCGGTGCTGACCCGCCAGGCCTGGGTACAGCAGCAAAGCGAAGGGCTGCTGGAGCGCGTCTTCGGCGGTCGTGTCGCACCGCTGGTGGCGCATTTCAGCGAGCGTGGAAAACTTTCGGCGCGGGACATCGCCGACCTCAAGCGTCTGGTACAGGAGTTGGACGATGAACCGTGA
- a CDS encoding TonB family protein: MNRELIALLIETTLASSAALAAVLLLRRPMRAAFGAGAAYALWWLVPVALVAMLLPAPVQPVALMQHVAMVEPLQRMPLVSAESTVPWLMLLVAVWGAGFLAVAALQLWQQQRFLHRLGPLRIRLHGLRVAASSAGLPAVTGLIRPRIVLPADFLTRYDAHERALVVAHERQHIVRGDLPCNALVALLRCMYWFNPLLHLAVARYRQDQELACDARVLARHPRARRSYAQAMLKTQLDNFALPVGCHWHTHPIKERIAMLKRPSPRRWQTGLSGVLLLTLFAGGGYAAWAQQPAVKPDAASAALASVDADRVAIEQPAKAPVAATLTASTVDESVRDAELPYGEDRPPPRYPAEAAHERITGKVVVIASFDATGAVTDAFIEKSNPVGVFDEVSLGAVRKWKFIPAMEHGKPVAGRMRIPIDFDMDPPAGHDDASPSDVVPAIKGAMTSDAKREVAAQPIDAL; the protein is encoded by the coding sequence ATGAACCGTGAGCTGATCGCGTTGCTGATCGAAACCACGTTGGCCAGCAGCGCTGCGCTGGCCGCGGTGTTGTTGCTGCGCCGGCCGATGCGTGCGGCCTTCGGCGCGGGAGCGGCGTATGCGCTGTGGTGGCTGGTGCCAGTGGCGCTGGTTGCGATGCTGCTGCCGGCGCCGGTTCAACCGGTTGCGTTGATGCAGCACGTTGCGATGGTGGAACCGCTGCAGCGCATGCCCCTGGTTTCGGCGGAGTCCACCGTGCCCTGGTTGATGCTGCTGGTCGCCGTGTGGGGCGCTGGGTTTTTGGCGGTGGCTGCGTTGCAACTGTGGCAGCAGCAGCGTTTCCTGCACCGCCTCGGGCCGCTGCGCATTCGCCTGCACGGTTTGCGTGTGGCAGCAAGCAGCGCGGGCCTGCCTGCCGTCACCGGCTTGATTCGTCCGCGGATCGTGCTGCCGGCTGATTTCCTCACGCGCTACGACGCGCATGAGCGTGCGCTGGTCGTGGCCCACGAGCGACAGCACATCGTGCGCGGCGATCTTCCATGCAATGCGCTGGTGGCGTTGTTGCGTTGCATGTACTGGTTCAATCCGTTGCTGCACCTGGCCGTGGCGCGTTACCGGCAGGATCAGGAGCTGGCCTGCGACGCACGCGTGCTGGCGCGCCATCCGCGGGCACGACGCAGCTACGCGCAGGCAATGCTCAAGACCCAGCTCGACAACTTTGCCTTGCCAGTGGGATGCCACTGGCACACCCATCCGATCAAGGAGCGCATCGCCATGTTGAAACGCCCGAGCCCCCGTCGTTGGCAGACCGGTCTTTCCGGTGTGCTGTTGCTGACATTGTTTGCAGGCGGTGGTTACGCGGCATGGGCGCAGCAGCCGGCGGTGAAGCCGGATGCTGCGAGCGCAGCCCTTGCTAGCGTGGACGCGGATCGTGTTGCAATCGAACAGCCCGCCAAGGCTCCTGTGGCTGCGACGCTGACAGCATCCACTGTTGACGAATCGGTGCGGGATGCGGAACTTCCCTATGGCGAAGATCGTCCGCCACCGCGCTATCCGGCTGAAGCGGCACATGAGCGAATCACCGGTAAGGTCGTGGTGATTGCCAGTTTCGACGCGACTGGCGCAGTCACGGACGCCTTCATCGAAAAATCCAATCCCGTCGGCGTCTTCGATGAGGTGTCGCTGGGAGCGGTGCGCAAATGGAAGTTCATTCCGGCGATGGAACATGGGAAACCGGTCGCTGGGCGGATGCGGATTCCGATTGATTTCGACATGGATCCGCCCGCCGGCCACGATGACGCATCGCCATCGGATGTTGTGCCCGCGATCAAGGGTGCGATGACCTCGGACGCGAAGAGGGAAGTTGCCGCCCAGCCGATTGATGCGCTGTGA